The following proteins are encoded in a genomic region of Corylus avellana chromosome ca4, CavTom2PMs-1.0:
- the LOC132178034 gene encoding disease susceptibility protein LOV1-like, with the protein MADNVVNVLLQQLPLLIQGASFLSEVEDEVKSFQRELERINIFLENSNKFAYEAEDVIDTFILKVEEQRKRNIAGKIVYGIMHAKMLRDVAKKIEGLNKEIKKIYDNIEKYEIEKDEISVDTETEKAMHRRRRYVEEDEVVGFVNDSYTLANQLTYETENSNLDVISIVGMGGLGKTTLARKIYNNDHMPISDELTTKLKGMSEEHAKVFLVEKLHKCLQGKRYLVVMDDIWKTQDWNEVKDAFPITPMEAEY; encoded by the exons ATGGCCGACAATGTCGTTAATGTTCTTCTACAGCAACTACCCCTACTCATACAAGGAGCAAGTTTCCTTTctgaagttgaagatgaagtcAAGTCATTTCAAAGGGAGCTTGAGAGGATAAATATCTTCCTTGAGAACTCCAAT AAGTTTGCTTATGAGGCTGAGGATGTTATCGACACGTTTATCCTCAAAGTCGAAGAACAAAGGAAGAGGAATATTGCAGGGAAGATAGTCTATGGCATTATGCATGCAAAAATGCTCCGTGATGTTGCAAAGAAGATAGAAGGCCTCAACAAAGAGATCAAAAAAATCTATGACAATATAGAAAAGTACGAAattgaaaaagatgaaataagTGTAGATACAGAAACAGAGAAGGCAATGCACAGACGTAGGAGATACGTCGAGGAAGATGAAGTGGTGGGCTTCGTTAATGACTCTTATACATTGGCGAATCAACTTACTTATGAAACAGAGAATTCAAATCTTGATGTCATTTCAATCGTTGGCATGGGTGGGCTGGGAAAGACCACTCTTGCAAGAAAAATCTACAATAATGATCAC ATGCCAATATCAGATGAGTTGACAACGAAACTCAAAGGGATGAGTGAGGAACATGCAAAAGTGTTCCTAGTAGAGAAGTTGCACAAATGCTTGCAAGGGAAGAGGTACTTAGTAGTCATGGACGACATCTGGAAAACCCAAGACTGGAATGAGGTAAAAGATGCTTTTCCTATAACTCCAATGGAAGCAGAATATTAA